The Catenulispora sp. MAP5-51 genome has a window encoding:
- a CDS encoding long-chain fatty acid--CoA ligase, with product MREFSVPPLYEVGATGNLTDVVHNAAEKAPAAALLGRKVGGVWRDVTAKDFLSEVTALAKGIAASGIAVGDRVALMSRTRYEWTLLDFALFEAGAVVVPVYETSSAEQVEWILSDSGAVAVFAETDGNAACVESARTGQTGSSIGGAPNVRQVWTIEPDSGKGAVEELTAAGTAISDEDLAERRRAATPESLASIIYTSGTTGRPKGCVLTHGTFLAECENVTRMASAAFNDSGSTLLFLPLAHVLARVIQTAALTARVKLAHCSDTKKIVEELAGFKPTFILSVPRVFEKVYNGASQKAHAEGKGAIFDKAAATAIAWSRAEYAGKVPMGLKVKHAVFDKLVYGKLRAALGGNATLAVSGGAPLGTRLVHFFHGIGLQVQEGYGLTETCAAITLNPIGKARPGTVGVPVPGASVRIAEDGEILLKGPMVFSGYYHNDAATAEAMQDGWFATGDIGSLDAEGYLSITGRKKEILVTAGGKNVAPAVLEDRINAHPLVNLSMVVGDKQPFIGALVTLDPESLPTWAAAHGKPADWTIADAAEDTDVRAEIQKAIDDANRAVSHAEAIKKFAILGTEWSVEGGQVTPSMKLKRNVVMLENSTDVEALYAGIGSTTGS from the coding sequence GTGCGTGAGTTCAGCGTCCCGCCGCTTTACGAGGTCGGCGCCACCGGCAACCTGACCGACGTGGTGCACAACGCGGCCGAGAAGGCCCCGGCCGCGGCGCTGCTGGGCCGCAAGGTCGGCGGCGTATGGCGTGATGTCACCGCCAAGGACTTCCTCTCCGAAGTCACCGCCTTGGCCAAGGGCATCGCCGCCTCCGGAATCGCGGTCGGCGACCGCGTAGCCCTGATGTCCCGCACCCGCTATGAGTGGACGCTGCTGGACTTCGCGCTGTTCGAGGCCGGCGCCGTGGTGGTGCCGGTGTACGAGACCTCCTCGGCCGAGCAGGTCGAGTGGATCCTGTCGGACTCCGGCGCGGTCGCGGTGTTCGCCGAGACCGACGGCAACGCCGCGTGCGTGGAATCCGCTCGCACCGGCCAGACCGGCTCCAGCATCGGCGGCGCGCCGAACGTCCGGCAGGTGTGGACGATCGAGCCGGACAGCGGCAAGGGCGCGGTCGAGGAACTGACCGCGGCCGGCACCGCGATCAGCGACGAGGACCTGGCCGAGCGCCGCCGCGCGGCCACCCCGGAGTCGCTGGCCTCGATCATCTACACCTCCGGCACCACCGGCCGGCCCAAGGGCTGCGTGCTGACCCACGGCACGTTCCTGGCCGAGTGCGAGAACGTGACGCGCATGGCGTCCGCGGCGTTCAACGACTCCGGCTCCACGCTGCTGTTCCTGCCGCTGGCGCACGTGCTGGCCCGGGTCATCCAGACCGCGGCGCTCACCGCGCGGGTGAAGCTGGCGCACTGTTCGGACACCAAGAAGATCGTCGAGGAGCTGGCCGGCTTCAAGCCGACCTTCATCCTGTCGGTGCCGCGGGTGTTCGAGAAGGTCTACAACGGCGCGTCGCAGAAGGCGCACGCCGAGGGCAAGGGCGCGATCTTCGACAAGGCCGCGGCCACCGCGATCGCCTGGTCGCGCGCCGAGTACGCGGGCAAGGTCCCGATGGGCCTGAAGGTCAAGCACGCGGTCTTCGACAAGCTGGTCTACGGCAAGCTGCGCGCGGCCCTGGGCGGCAACGCCACGCTGGCCGTCTCCGGCGGCGCGCCGCTGGGCACCCGGCTGGTCCACTTCTTCCACGGCATCGGCCTGCAGGTCCAGGAGGGCTACGGCCTGACCGAGACGTGCGCGGCGATCACGCTGAACCCGATCGGCAAGGCCCGCCCCGGCACGGTCGGCGTCCCGGTCCCCGGCGCCTCGGTCCGCATCGCCGAGGACGGCGAGATCCTGCTCAAGGGCCCGATGGTGTTCTCCGGCTACTACCACAACGACGCCGCCACGGCCGAGGCCATGCAGGACGGCTGGTTCGCCACCGGCGACATCGGCTCCCTGGACGCCGAGGGCTATCTGTCGATCACCGGCCGCAAGAAGGAGATCCTGGTCACCGCCGGCGGCAAGAACGTCGCCCCGGCCGTCCTGGAGGACCGGATCAACGCCCACCCCCTGGTGAACCTGTCGATGGTGGTCGGCGACAAGCAGCCCTTCATCGGCGCCCTGGTCACCCTGGACCCGGAGTCCCTCCCGACCTGGGCCGCGGCCCACGGCAAGCCGGCGGACTGGACCATCGCCGACGCCGCCGAGGACACCGACGTCCGCGCCGAGATCCAGAAGGCGATCGACGACGCGAACCGCGCCGTCAGCCACGCCGAGGCGATCAAGAAGTTCGCGATCCTGGGCACGGAGTGGAGCGTCGAGGGCGGGCAGGTGACGCCGTCGATGAAGCTGAAGCGCAACGTGGTCATGCTGGAGAACTCCACGGACGTGGAGGCGCTCTACGCCGGGATCGGGTCGACGACCGGCTCGTGA
- a CDS encoding VOC family protein codes for MISFSSTQLWVHDQDVALDFYTNKLGFVVRADITVPEMGNFRWLSVGPAHQPDVSIVLMKIVGEPLMDEATRAKVEELTGKGFAGTVFLTTEDVDADYAALVERGVEFIEKPSDELYGRDSSFRDPSGNHIRLMTPREMG; via the coding sequence ATGATCTCCTTCAGCAGCACTCAGCTCTGGGTCCACGACCAGGACGTGGCCCTGGACTTCTACACGAACAAGCTCGGCTTCGTGGTCCGGGCGGATATCACGGTGCCGGAGATGGGGAACTTCCGCTGGCTCTCCGTGGGCCCCGCGCACCAGCCGGACGTCAGCATCGTGCTGATGAAGATCGTCGGCGAGCCGCTCATGGACGAGGCCACCCGCGCCAAGGTGGAGGAGCTGACCGGCAAGGGCTTCGCCGGCACGGTCTTCCTGACCACCGAGGACGTGGACGCCGACTACGCCGCCCTGGTGGAGCGCGGCGTGGAGTTCATCGAGAAGCCCAGCGACGAGCTCTACGGCCGCGACTCGTCCTTCCGCGACCCCTCCGGCAACCACATCCGGCTCATGACGCCGCGCGAGATGGGGTAG
- a CDS encoding helix-turn-helix transcriptional regulator, translating to MAPVPPARHLQRAKDLADARYAEPLTVADLAAAARLSRAHFSREFRRAFGESPHAYLLTRRLERAAALLRHTDYAVADICCAVGLTSVGSFTTSFTRVYGLPPAAYRAAAPPAAHFVQVPGCVLRAYGRPKNRTFREDGAPPGGLA from the coding sequence GTGGCCCCCGTCCCTCCCGCCCGCCACCTGCAGCGCGCCAAAGACCTCGCCGACGCGCGCTACGCCGAGCCGCTGACCGTCGCCGACCTCGCGGCGGCGGCGCGGCTGTCGCGGGCGCACTTCTCGCGGGAGTTCCGGCGCGCCTTCGGGGAGTCGCCGCACGCCTACCTGCTCACCCGGCGCCTGGAGCGGGCCGCGGCGCTGCTGCGGCACACCGACTACGCCGTCGCCGACATCTGCTGCGCGGTCGGGCTGACCAGCGTCGGGTCGTTCACCACCAGCTTCACCCGGGTCTACGGCCTGCCGCCGGCCGCCTACCGGGCCGCCGCGCCGCCGGCGGCGCACTTCGTGCAGGTCCCGGGCTGTGTGCTGCGCGCCTACGGACGGCCGAAGAACCGGACGTTTCGAGAAGACGGCGCGCCGCCCGGCGGCCTAGCGTGA
- a CDS encoding ABC transporter, with product MVDKPAEQHGAGSDPAGAPDPAGAGAGPAPVADPMIRVHDATEHNLRHVDVAVPRDRVVAFTGVSGSGKSSLAFATVYAEAQRRYLESVAPYARRLIEQAGAPRVGGISGLPPAVALRQQYGAGSARSSVGTVSRVSNVLRMLYSRAGTYPAGAEPVDSDWFSPNTAVGACPTCHGLGRRYTVDEDRLVGDPELSIREGAVAAWPGAWQGKNYRDILGELGIDIDAPFRTLPAERRHWLLTTEEQPVVTVHPVREAHRITRPYQGTYMSPKSWVLHTYATTKSASLRAKAASFLTEEPCPTCEGRRLNRFALSITVAGVDIAEATALPLTELADLLRRARVHPDTAALSPERRQAAEALIGNLEEHLKTLTELGLGYLGTDRTTSTLSGGEFQRLHLATQLGSGLFGVLYVLDEPSAGLHPADTELLLTALQRLRAAGNSVFVVEHNPRVIADADWIVDLGPGAGTHGGRVLYSGPETGLKDVAESATARYLFGDAPSIRPDTVRAPSSWLTLFDVTRHNLERLTVRFPLGTLTAVTGVSGSGKSTLVGQVLAATVRDHLGTPAAADVSDVSDADRDGSQDEAAALDDDRIVAVPKADGLDAVQRLVQVDQKPIGRTPRSNLATYTGLFDAVRKLFAAQPVAKERGYTASRFSFARPSPTTARYGDASRHSDIRDGRCPNCQGEGVVSVELLFLPTESAPCPVCHGARYNPETLQVLVAGKSVADVLALSVEDALGFLDRLPAAHRILRLLDDIGLGYLTLGQSATTLSGGEAQRIKLVSELHRARRGHTLYLLDEPTSGLHPADADLLLARLQELVDQGNTVIVVEHDMRVAAAADWLLDLGPGAGADGGRIVAEGTPAEVSGGGSGHTARFLAAHAS from the coding sequence ATGGTCGACAAGCCCGCCGAGCAGCACGGAGCGGGCTCGGACCCGGCCGGTGCTCCGGACCCCGCCGGTGCCGGCGCCGGCCCGGCCCCCGTCGCCGACCCGATGATCCGGGTCCACGACGCCACCGAGCACAACCTGCGCCACGTCGACGTGGCGGTGCCGCGCGACCGGGTCGTGGCCTTCACCGGGGTGTCGGGGTCGGGCAAGTCCTCGCTGGCGTTCGCGACCGTCTACGCCGAGGCCCAGCGCCGCTATCTGGAATCGGTGGCCCCCTACGCGCGCCGCCTGATCGAGCAGGCCGGCGCGCCGCGGGTCGGCGGTATCAGCGGTCTGCCTCCGGCGGTGGCGCTGCGGCAGCAGTACGGCGCGGGCAGCGCGCGCTCCAGCGTCGGGACCGTCAGCCGGGTGTCGAACGTGCTGCGCATGCTCTACTCGCGCGCCGGCACCTATCCGGCGGGCGCCGAGCCGGTCGACTCCGACTGGTTCTCCCCCAACACCGCCGTCGGCGCCTGCCCGACCTGCCACGGGCTCGGCCGCCGGTACACCGTGGACGAGGACCGGCTGGTCGGCGATCCGGAGCTGAGCATCCGCGAGGGAGCGGTGGCCGCCTGGCCCGGGGCGTGGCAGGGCAAGAACTACCGGGACATCCTCGGCGAGCTCGGCATCGACATCGACGCGCCGTTCCGGACGCTGCCCGCCGAGCGGCGGCACTGGCTGCTGACCACCGAGGAGCAGCCGGTCGTGACGGTGCATCCGGTGCGGGAGGCGCATCGGATCACCCGTCCTTATCAGGGCACATACATGTCGCCCAAGAGCTGGGTGCTGCACACCTACGCCACCACCAAGAGCGCGTCGCTGCGCGCCAAGGCCGCGTCGTTCCTCACCGAGGAGCCGTGTCCGACCTGCGAGGGCCGCCGGCTCAACCGCTTCGCGCTGAGCATCACCGTCGCCGGGGTCGACATCGCCGAGGCCACCGCGCTCCCCCTGACCGAGCTGGCCGATCTGCTGCGCCGGGCCCGCGTCCATCCCGACACCGCCGCACTGTCGCCGGAGCGCCGTCAGGCCGCCGAAGCGCTGATCGGCAACCTGGAGGAGCATCTCAAGACCCTGACCGAGCTCGGCCTGGGCTACCTGGGTACCGACCGCACGACTTCCACGCTGTCCGGCGGCGAGTTCCAGCGGCTGCATCTGGCCACACAATTGGGCAGCGGGTTGTTCGGCGTCCTGTATGTGCTCGACGAGCCCTCCGCCGGTCTGCACCCGGCCGACACCGAACTGCTGCTGACCGCGTTGCAGCGGCTGCGCGCCGCCGGGAACTCGGTGTTCGTGGTCGAGCACAATCCGCGGGTGATCGCCGACGCCGACTGGATCGTGGACCTCGGGCCGGGGGCCGGCACGCATGGCGGCCGGGTCCTTTACAGCGGACCGGAAACCGGGCTGAAGGACGTCGCCGAATCGGCCACCGCGCGCTACCTGTTCGGGGACGCGCCGAGCATCCGGCCGGACACGGTCCGGGCGCCGTCCTCGTGGCTGACGCTGTTCGACGTCACGCGGCACAACCTCGAACGGCTGACCGTCCGTTTCCCGCTCGGCACGCTGACCGCCGTCACCGGCGTCTCCGGCTCCGGCAAGTCGACGCTGGTCGGCCAGGTCCTGGCGGCGACCGTGCGGGACCACCTCGGCACCCCGGCCGCCGCGGACGTCTCGGACGTCTCGGACGCCGACCGGGACGGCTCGCAGGACGAAGCGGCCGCGCTGGACGACGACCGGATCGTCGCCGTCCCGAAGGCCGACGGGCTGGACGCCGTGCAGCGCCTGGTGCAGGTGGACCAGAAGCCGATCGGCCGGACGCCGCGCTCGAACCTGGCGACATACACCGGGCTCTTCGACGCGGTGCGCAAGCTATTCGCGGCTCAGCCGGTGGCCAAGGAGCGCGGATACACGGCCAGCCGCTTCAGTTTCGCCCGCCCGTCTCCCACCACCGCCCGTTACGGAGACGCTTCGCGCCACAGTGACATTCGCGACGGCCGCTGCCCGAACTGCCAGGGCGAGGGCGTGGTGAGCGTCGAACTCCTCTTCCTGCCGACCGAATCCGCGCCGTGTCCGGTATGCCACGGCGCGAGGTACAACCCCGAGACGCTCCAGGTGCTCGTCGCCGGCAAGTCGGTCGCGGACGTGCTCGCGCTGAGCGTCGAGGACGCGCTGGGCTTCCTGGACCGGCTGCCGGCCGCGCACCGCATCCTGCGCCTGCTCGACGACATCGGCCTGGGCTACCTCACCCTCGGCCAGAGCGCCACGACGCTGTCCGGCGGCGAGGCCCAGCGGATCAAGCTGGTCAGCGAGCTGCACCGGGCACGGCGCGGCCACACCCTGTACCTGCTCGACGAGCCGACCAGCGGACTGCACCCGGCCGACGCCGACCTGCTGCTGGCGCGATTGCAGGAACTCGTCGACCAGGGCAACACGGTGATCGTGGTCGAGCACGACATGCGCGTCGCGGCGGCCGCGGACTGGCTGCTGGACCTCGGACCCGGCGCCGGTGCCGACGGCGGCCGGATCGTCGCCGAGGGGACGCCGGCCGAAGTATCCGGTGGCGGATCCGGGCACACAGCGCGATTCTTGGCTGCGCACGCCTCTTAG
- a CDS encoding aldo/keto reductase → MQQVRLGRTGLKVSRLCLGMMSYGSPQSRAWILPEDSALPLVARAVEAGITYFDTADMYSGGASEEVTGRILPKLFADREDYVLATKVFFPTGTGPNDAGLSRKHIMASIDASLRRLGADYVDLYQIHRWDRETPIEETMEALHDVVRAGKARYIGASSMAAWQFAKAQHTADLNGWTRFVSMQNHYNLVYREEEREMIPLCLDQGVAVLPWSPLARGLLAGARSRAGDATTTRSTSDPFASELYNTGDFPVVDAVEAIAAARSVPPAQVSLAWLLSRPGVTAPIFGATKPHHIDDAVAALAIELTEEEVAAMEAPYRPRGPVVPDYI, encoded by the coding sequence TTGCAGCAAGTCCGACTGGGCCGTACCGGCCTGAAAGTCTCGCGCCTGTGCCTGGGCATGATGAGCTACGGAAGCCCGCAGTCCCGGGCCTGGATCCTGCCCGAGGACTCGGCGCTCCCCTTGGTCGCCCGCGCCGTCGAGGCCGGGATCACGTATTTCGACACCGCCGACATGTACTCCGGCGGCGCCAGCGAGGAAGTGACCGGCCGCATCCTGCCGAAGCTGTTCGCCGACCGCGAGGACTACGTCCTGGCCACCAAGGTCTTCTTCCCGACCGGCACCGGCCCGAACGACGCCGGCCTGTCCCGCAAGCACATCATGGCCTCCATCGACGCCTCCCTGCGCCGCCTCGGCGCCGACTACGTGGACCTGTACCAGATCCACCGCTGGGACCGCGAGACCCCGATCGAGGAGACGATGGAGGCGCTGCACGACGTGGTGCGCGCCGGAAAGGCCCGCTACATCGGGGCGTCGAGCATGGCGGCGTGGCAGTTCGCCAAGGCGCAGCACACCGCGGACCTGAACGGCTGGACCCGCTTCGTCTCGATGCAGAACCACTACAACCTCGTCTACCGCGAGGAGGAGCGGGAGATGATCCCGCTGTGCCTGGACCAGGGCGTCGCGGTCCTGCCCTGGAGCCCGCTGGCGCGCGGCCTGCTCGCCGGCGCCCGCAGCCGCGCCGGGGACGCGACCACGACGCGCTCCACGAGCGACCCGTTCGCCTCAGAGCTCTACAACACCGGCGACTTCCCGGTCGTGGACGCGGTGGAGGCCATCGCCGCGGCGCGGAGCGTCCCGCCGGCGCAGGTGTCGCTGGCCTGGCTGCTGAGCCGGCCCGGCGTCACGGCACCGATCTTCGGGGCGACGAAGCCGCACCACATCGACGACGCGGTGGCCGCCCTGGCGATCGAGCTGACGGAGGAGGAGGTCGCCGCGATGGAGGCGCCTTATCGGCCGCGCGGGCCGGTGGTGCCGGACTACATCTGA
- a CDS encoding YciI family protein: MKFMVLMYADPATTAAMTPEQRADVFARHEALHTDLGQTGELLNGAGLVFPKDTTTLRWQPDAEPAAAEGPFAEAGEHLTAYYVLECESAERAREIASRVLDFHVVAVEVRPIHDFFGMGADPEG, from the coding sequence ATGAAATTCATGGTCCTGATGTACGCCGACCCGGCCACCACCGCCGCGATGACGCCGGAGCAGCGCGCCGACGTCTTCGCGCGCCACGAGGCGCTGCACACGGACCTGGGCCAGACCGGCGAACTGCTGAACGGCGCGGGCCTGGTGTTCCCGAAGGACACCACGACGCTGCGCTGGCAGCCCGATGCCGAACCGGCGGCCGCCGAAGGGCCGTTCGCGGAGGCCGGCGAGCACCTGACCGCTTACTACGTGCTCGAATGTGAGAGTGCTGAGCGGGCTCGGGAAATCGCTTCGCGGGTGCTCGACTTCCATGTGGTGGCGGTCGAGGTGCGGCCGATCCACGACTTCTTCGGGATGGGCGCGGATCCGGAGGGCTGA
- a CDS encoding glycosyltransferase family 4 protein — protein MTILVVTNDYPPRPGGIQQFVQNMVERLPAEQTVVYASSWHGDPARCREFDAKQKHRVIREKTGMLLPTPDRTKRAVEIAKEIGAESVWFGAAAPLGLMAPALRKAGVRRLVATTHGHESGWAKLPGARDLLRKIADQVDCVTYLNEYHRARIAKALTPAAAARMVQLTPGVDVDMFHPNPAGAAEMRAALGLAGRPVVACVSRLVPRKGQDTLIRALPLIRQQVPGAALLIGSGGPYKETLQKLAVSEGVAEHVVFTGSVPWEKLPTLFAVGDVFAMPCRTRRYGLDVEGLGIVYLEASAVGLPVIAGDSGGAPEAVLEGETGYVVPGDSIDRTAARCVELLKDPAKAKAMGERGRAWVEEKWQWDSIAEILRRLLDPAAKVAA, from the coding sequence TTGACGATTCTCGTGGTCACCAACGACTACCCGCCCCGGCCCGGCGGGATCCAGCAGTTCGTGCAGAACATGGTCGAGCGGCTGCCCGCCGAGCAGACCGTGGTCTACGCGTCCTCGTGGCACGGCGACCCGGCGCGCTGCCGCGAGTTCGACGCCAAGCAGAAGCACCGCGTGATCCGCGAGAAGACCGGCATGCTGCTCCCGACCCCGGACCGCACCAAGCGGGCCGTGGAGATCGCCAAGGAGATCGGCGCGGAGTCGGTGTGGTTCGGCGCCGCGGCGCCGCTGGGCCTGATGGCGCCCGCGCTGCGCAAGGCCGGGGTGCGGCGGTTGGTGGCCACGACGCACGGGCACGAGTCCGGCTGGGCCAAGCTCCCCGGCGCCCGTGACCTGCTGCGCAAGATCGCCGACCAGGTGGACTGCGTCACCTACCTCAACGAGTACCACCGGGCCCGCATCGCCAAGGCCCTGACCCCGGCCGCCGCGGCCCGGATGGTGCAGCTGACGCCGGGCGTGGACGTCGACATGTTCCACCCGAATCCGGCCGGCGCCGCCGAGATGCGCGCGGCCCTGGGCCTGGCCGGCCGCCCGGTGGTGGCGTGCGTCTCCCGCCTGGTGCCCCGCAAGGGCCAGGACACTCTGATCAGGGCCCTGCCGCTGATCCGCCAGCAGGTCCCCGGCGCGGCATTGCTGATCGGCAGCGGCGGGCCGTACAAGGAGACGCTGCAGAAGCTGGCCGTCTCCGAGGGCGTGGCCGAGCACGTGGTCTTCACCGGCTCGGTCCCGTGGGAGAAGCTGCCGACCTTGTTCGCGGTCGGCGACGTCTTCGCGATGCCGTGCCGCACTCGCCGCTACGGCCTGGACGTGGAGGGCCTGGGCATCGTCTACCTGGAGGCCTCGGCAGTGGGTCTGCCGGTGATCGCCGGCGACAGCGGCGGCGCCCCGGAAGCGGTCCTGGAGGGGGAGACCGGCTACGTCGTCCCCGGCGACTCGATCGACCGGACAGCGGCGCGCTGCGTCGAACTGCTGAAAGACCCGGCCAAGGCCAAGGCGATGGGCGAGCGCGGCCGCGCCTGGGTCGAGGAGAAATGGCAGTGGGACTCCATCGCGGAGATCCTCCGCCGCCTGTTGGACCCCGCGGCTAAAGTCGCGGCATGA
- a CDS encoding glycosyltransferase 87 family protein, which produces MRIARRQPVVPWYAATRALMLLLALNVLPYFNRGAVTGDVSTYLGWINGPFDQGKYPVDDQMWQYPPGAAAPLLLPHWLPGSYYVLFFLMCLIADIAVFWMLLRAAKRADPDKSSPAGPWLWTLGVAAIGPMAYGRYDLVVTAFAVAALTVTLRSKRSTAVARGVLIGFGAFLKLWPAAFLFGAPKRRNGRLLVGVAAATAVVPTLALELFFPGVLSFLTNQKTRGIQLESVFATPFVAGRWFGWSGGVTNTHGAYEFIGPGVPLAGKAALLSTAVGFAVLLLIRRRAAVRGGFPFPAMLADVGFAAVLVAVVTSRVLSPQYLVWLLGVAAVCLTRRETLMRAPAWLVLAAVSVTQLIFPLFYHTLRLGQVYSGMILIGRNAVLVVAAVLALRALWHATGKAFDGAPAPASGVLFGEDRGHRVRLVQDEGAPLGGELGGGGAEHGPESVVDGVGGPGRGGADRLVEGD; this is translated from the coding sequence ATGAGGATCGCCCGCCGTCAGCCCGTCGTCCCCTGGTACGCCGCCACCCGCGCGCTGATGCTCCTGCTGGCCCTGAACGTCCTGCCGTACTTCAACCGCGGCGCGGTCACCGGCGACGTCAGCACCTACCTCGGGTGGATCAACGGGCCGTTCGACCAGGGGAAGTACCCCGTCGACGATCAGATGTGGCAGTACCCGCCGGGCGCCGCCGCTCCCCTGCTGCTGCCGCACTGGCTGCCGGGCAGCTACTACGTGCTGTTCTTCCTGATGTGCCTGATCGCCGACATCGCGGTGTTCTGGATGCTGCTGCGGGCGGCGAAGCGCGCCGACCCGGACAAGTCTTCCCCGGCCGGCCCCTGGCTGTGGACCCTCGGCGTCGCCGCCATCGGGCCGATGGCCTACGGCCGCTACGACCTGGTGGTCACGGCCTTCGCCGTCGCCGCGCTGACCGTGACGCTGCGCTCCAAGCGCTCCACGGCCGTCGCGCGCGGCGTCCTGATCGGCTTCGGCGCGTTCCTCAAGCTCTGGCCCGCGGCCTTCCTGTTCGGCGCGCCCAAGCGCCGCAACGGCCGGCTGCTGGTCGGCGTCGCGGCGGCCACGGCCGTGGTGCCGACGCTGGCGCTGGAGCTGTTCTTCCCGGGCGTGTTGTCCTTCCTCACCAACCAGAAGACCCGCGGCATCCAGCTGGAGTCGGTGTTCGCCACGCCGTTCGTGGCCGGCCGGTGGTTCGGCTGGTCCGGAGGGGTCACGAACACGCACGGCGCCTACGAGTTCATCGGCCCGGGCGTGCCCCTGGCCGGCAAGGCGGCGTTGCTGTCGACCGCCGTCGGCTTCGCGGTCCTGCTGCTGATCCGGCGGCGCGCGGCCGTGCGCGGCGGCTTCCCGTTCCCGGCGATGCTGGCCGACGTCGGGTTCGCCGCGGTGCTGGTCGCCGTGGTCACCAGCCGCGTGCTCTCGCCGCAGTACCTGGTGTGGCTGCTCGGGGTGGCGGCCGTGTGCCTGACACGCCGCGAGACCCTGATGCGCGCCCCGGCCTGGCTGGTCCTGGCCGCGGTCTCGGTGACCCAGCTGATCTTCCCGCTCTTCTATCACACGCTGCGCCTCGGCCAGGTCTACTCCGGCATGATCCTGATCGGGCGCAACGCGGTGCTGGTCGTCGCGGCGGTGCTGGCGCTGCGGGCGCTGTGGCACGCGACCGGCAAGGCGTTTGACGGCGCGCCGGCCCCGGCCTCAGGAGTGCTTTTTGGCGAGGATCGCGGTCACCGTGTGCGCCTCGTTCAGGACGAAGGCGCGCCACTTGGCGGTGAACTCGGCGGTGGTGGTGCCGAGCACGGTCCGGAAAGCGTGGTCGACGGGGTCGGCGGTCCCGGCCGGGGCGGTGCCGACCGCCTTGTAGAAGGCGACTAG
- a CDS encoding cytochrome P450, with product MTDLEPLFNPFEPGFSDDPYPAYRRLRAVEPVHWHPFGFWMLSRHDDVSALLRSGNSVDYRNSAEGSTARLQADAMIAAAAPVTGDTVDAYGMSMLDRDPPDHTRLRGLVSKVFTPRSVAALEPFVTELVDAALDRLAEEGSGNGTADLIGTLAFPIPFAVISRMLGIPDADHARIRALSGLLVRTLEPIGDPELLMEINSARLEMQDIVRGLIAYKRERPGGDLLTALIAAEQDGDRLSDEELIAQVVLLYVAGHETTVNLIGNGTLALLTHPDELKKLRETPEAAANAVEELLRYDSPVQLSRRVILEPYEVRGTVIPKGAFVVAGLSSANRDESYWGPDAEELRLDRSNARNHVAFGGGPHHCLGAALARLEGRVAIERLAARFPGLALAGEPVWNGRINLRGMDTLPVTVG from the coding sequence ATGACCGATCTCGAACCGCTCTTCAACCCGTTTGAGCCGGGGTTCAGCGACGACCCGTATCCGGCCTACCGCCGGCTCCGGGCCGTCGAGCCGGTGCACTGGCACCCCTTCGGCTTCTGGATGCTGTCCCGGCACGACGACGTCTCCGCGCTGCTGCGTTCGGGGAACTCCGTCGACTACCGCAACTCCGCGGAGGGCAGCACGGCGCGGCTGCAGGCCGACGCGATGATCGCGGCCGCCGCCCCGGTGACCGGGGACACCGTCGACGCCTACGGCATGTCGATGCTCGACCGCGACCCGCCGGACCACACCCGGCTGCGCGGCTTGGTGTCCAAGGTGTTCACGCCGCGCTCGGTGGCCGCGCTGGAGCCGTTCGTCACTGAACTCGTCGACGCGGCTCTGGACCGGCTGGCCGAGGAGGGGAGCGGGAACGGGACCGCGGACCTGATCGGGACGCTCGCCTTCCCGATCCCGTTCGCGGTGATATCCCGGATGCTCGGCATCCCCGACGCCGACCACGCGCGGATCAGGGCCCTGAGCGGGCTGCTGGTCCGCACGCTGGAGCCGATCGGCGATCCGGAGCTCCTGATGGAGATCAACAGCGCGCGGCTGGAGATGCAGGACATCGTCCGGGGCCTGATCGCCTACAAGCGCGAGCGCCCGGGCGGGGACCTGCTGACCGCGCTCATCGCCGCCGAGCAGGACGGCGACCGGCTCTCCGACGAGGAGCTCATCGCGCAGGTCGTGCTGCTGTACGTGGCCGGCCACGAGACCACCGTCAACCTCATCGGCAACGGCACGCTGGCCCTGCTGACCCACCCCGACGAGCTGAAGAAGCTGCGGGAGACGCCGGAGGCGGCCGCCAACGCCGTGGAGGAGCTGCTGCGCTACGACAGCCCGGTGCAGTTGTCGCGGCGGGTCATCCTGGAACCGTACGAGGTCCGGGGCACGGTGATCCCGAAGGGCGCGTTCGTGGTCGCCGGCCTGTCCTCGGCCAACCGCGACGAGTCCTACTGGGGCCCGGACGCCGAGGAGCTGCGGCTGGACCGGTCCAACGCCCGCAACCACGTCGCCTTCGGCGGCGGCCCGCACCACTGCCTCGGCGCGGCGCTGGCCCGGCTGGAGGGCCGGGTCGCGATCGAGCGGCTGGCCGCGCGGTTCCCGGGCCTGGCGCTGGCCGGGGAGCCGGTGTGGAACGGCCGGATCAACCTCCGAGGAATGGACACGCTGCCGGTGACTGTGGGTTAG